A region from the Candidatus Angelobacter sp. genome encodes:
- a CDS encoding VOC family protein: MLKVIELAFCCYAVTDMKRARAFYEGVLGLKPATVKDSEHGQWTEYEFGPYALAIGSAPAFKPSPDGCSAALEVEDFDASIEHLKKNKVKFRIEPIQTAVCRMAMIFDPDGNTICIHKRNAK, encoded by the coding sequence ATGCTCAAAGTCATCGAACTCGCCTTCTGTTGTTATGCCGTCACGGACATGAAGCGTGCCCGCGCGTTTTATGAGGGCGTGCTCGGCTTGAAACCCGCGACAGTCAAGGATTCCGAACACGGCCAGTGGACGGAATATGAATTCGGCCCGTATGCGCTGGCCATCGGGTCGGCGCCCGCGTTCAAGCCCAGCCCCGACGGCTGTTCCGCCGCACTGGAGGTCGAGGATTTCGACGCTTCGATTGAACATTTGAAGAAGAACAAGGTGAAGTTCCGCATCGAACCGATCCAGACCGCGGTCTGCCGCATGGCGATGATTTTCGACCCGGACGGCAATACGATTTGCATTCACAAAAGGAACGCGAAATAA